The genomic stretch TGGCCTGATTATGAACGACAGTGGGAAGCAGTGATCCCTCTTATACAAGAGGCGTTGCCTGAGTTGTTTGTACTTGGCAGTTACGCCTCAGATAAGCGGATGGGCCCCGCAATATGGCTGCGCTGTGTGATGGCTGGTAAAATCCCTGAGTTCCCTTCTTTTGAAGGACAAATTCCAATATTCTATCTCCCCGGTTTTGGTCGGCAGGATTTGCGGGTAGTTGAGGATTACCCTGAGGAGTTAAAACCTATTGCAGAGTTGCAATATCGTGGTTCTATCTGGTCGCAGTACAATGGCAAGGATTGGAGCCTTTTGGCTTATTTAAAGTCTGAGCAGGGCGGTCTGGGACTGGAGGTTGCCCAAGACCTGGGAAGCAGGGAAGCCATGAAGTTGGCTTTTCACCGAATACTTGATGAAGAACTTGATTTACTGAAAGGCAAGTATTTGAATGCCAATGCTTTCAATTCAATGATTTCTGGCGGAGATCTGACTCTTGATATCCTTCAATGGATAGATCAGGGAGAGGCCTTTAAACAGAATCGCAGCGAACATGAATGGGATGCTTTTGTGGCACTTTGTAACTCAGAAACTGGTTTTCATCCTCAGAACCAAGGAGTTCTTGAAGCGGCGAAAAAATTGGCAGAGCATGCAGGTCAATGGGAAAATGTCTGGAATCGTTACCGTGAAGCACCTCATCGTTACCCGAATATTCCAGAGCGTATTCGTTCCTGTCCGCTTCCTGAATATGTCAGCTTTTATTTTGGAGGCATAAGTTTTGAAGGCTGGCCGCAATGGAATGATGAACAAGAGAAGTCTTTGGAAAAGGCACTACTGGCCTTGAATGAACAACCACCACATATAGCCAGAAGGTTGTTGATAAAACTCAACTCTGAGCACGGAGAACGCCGTGATCATGTCTGGTGTGATTTGGGTGAATCTCCTTTGGCTAAAGCAATGGAAGCTTTGGCAGAACTAGCGGAATTGACGGGCAAAGATTTGAATACGGGAACTTTAGAAGAGTTGGCAAAAGACTACGCATCTTCTGGCTGGAAAGTCGATTATGCAGTACTGCGTGCTCTTGCAGGTGCTGGAGAAAAAAACTTTGCAGCTATCCAATCTGCTATCAGGACTGTATATTTGCCTTGGTTAGAGAATTCTGCCCATTACCTTCAAAAACTAGCAGAGGAACAGGGGTATCCTGGCACTAAAGCTCTTCCTAATAAACCTGATGATCTGCCTTCAGGATGCTGTGTTCTTTTTATAGACGGACTGCGTATGGATACCGGTCGCAAATTATCTTCCATTCTTGCAGAAGCTAAGTGCGATATTACGGAACAGATGCGTTGGGCACCATTGCCAAGTGTTACATCCACCGGCAAACCAGCAGCAACACCAGTGGCTTGCCATATCAGTGGCAAAGCCTCTGGTATTGATTTCGAGCCACAAGTCAAGGCCACTGGTCAGTTGCTAAAAGGAGGGCATCACTTGAAAAAACTACTGGAAAATGAGGGCTGGCAGCTTTTGGGGAGCGATGAGCTTGGCGATGGAAAGGGAAGAGCTTGGTGTGAATTTGGTAATTTGGATCACGAAGGGCATGACCGCGGTTGGAAAATAGCTACTCAGCTTGAGAATATTCTACAAGATATTTGTGGTAAAGTCTTGAGTCTCATTGATGCAGGATGGTCGCGCGTCGACATAGT from Desulfobulbaceae bacterium encodes the following:
- the pglZ gene encoding BREX-1 system phosphatase PglZ type B; this encodes WPDYERQWEAVIPLIQEALPELFVLGSYASDKRMGPAIWLRCVMAGKIPEFPSFEGQIPIFYLPGFGRQDLRVVEDYPEELKPIAELQYRGSIWSQYNGKDWSLLAYLKSEQGGLGLEVAQDLGSREAMKLAFHRILDEELDLLKGKYLNANAFNSMISGGDLTLDILQWIDQGEAFKQNRSEHEWDAFVALCNSETGFHPQNQGVLEAAKKLAEHAGQWENVWNRYREAPHRYPNIPERIRSCPLPEYVSFYFGGISFEGWPQWNDEQEKSLEKALLALNEQPPHIARRLLIKLNSEHGERRDHVWCDLGESPLAKAMEALAELAELTGKDLNTGTLEELAKDYASSGWKVDYAVLRALAGAGEKNFAAIQSAIRTVYLPWLENSAHYLQKLAEEQGYPGTKALPNKPDDLPSGCCVLFIDGLRMDTGRKLSSILAEAKCDITEQMRWAPLPSVTSTGKPAATPVACHISGKASGIDFEPQVKATGQLLKGGHHLKKLLENEGWQLLGSDELGDGKGRAWCEFGNLDHEGHDRGWKIATQLENILQDICGKVLSLIDAGWSRVDIVTDHGWLLLPGGLPKIELSSHLVENKWGRYAAMKSGATSDKKTFPWYWNNEYNLAVADGISVFRKGLEYSHGGLSLQECVIAHLTVTARAGNTTNSVSIREVKWNGLRCRVSFQGTYENARFDLRTYAGDSSSSLVNKLGEVKNDGTASIIVEDEKKEGHKAFLVLLNTDGDLVFQTETLIGGE